One stretch of Shewanella sp. Arc9-LZ DNA includes these proteins:
- the ndk gene encoding nucleoside-diphosphate kinase — translation MAIERTFSIIKPDAVAKNHIGAIYNRFESAGLKIIASKMVQLSKEQAEGFYAEHSARPFFGALVSFMTSGPVMVQVLEGENAVLANREIMGATNPAEAARGTLRADYAASIDENAVHGSDAVESAAREIAYFFSADEVCPRTR, via the coding sequence ATGGCGATCGAACGCACATTTTCTATTATCAAGCCAGATGCAGTTGCTAAAAACCACATTGGCGCTATTTATAACCGTTTTGAATCAGCTGGTCTTAAGATCATTGCTTCTAAAATGGTACAACTATCTAAAGAACAAGCTGAAGGTTTCTACGCTGAACATAGCGCACGTCCTTTCTTTGGTGCTTTAGTTTCTTTCATGACTTCTGGTCCAGTAATGGTTCAAGTGTTAGAAGGCGAAAACGCTGTTCTAGCTAACCGTGAAATCATGGGTGCAACTAACCCAGCTGAAGCTGCTCGTGGCACCTTACGTGCTGACTATGCTGCAAGCATCGACGAAAACGCAGTTCACGGTTCTGATGCAGTTGAATCAGCGGCACGCGAAATTGCTTACTTCTTCAGCGCTGACGAAGTGTGCCCACGCACTCGTTAA
- a CDS encoding TonB-dependent siderophore receptor, producing the protein MSSVTLTAKAIRRSLLAVAATSVATTGLFSSVAFAADEQKVERIEVTGSRIQRQDMETASPVTIISAEAIRAEGFTSVDQLLQAQTSMAGAALGSSSNNGSDGVAQVDLRGMGSQRTLVLLNGRRMVNSGSGADSSVDLNSIPVSMISRVEILKDGASAVYGSDAIAGVVNIITKKDFEGFQLDLNGSTTSESDGETGELSGLYGFNTDGGNYTIGAAYSKRESVIQSDRSWTEPGASSFLPTGSLGGKVRNDAGEWVARSTGYDYTTSSYYQTPNERYSLFANMIQELDNNLVLTGDVLYTKRKSDQQLAPQPADVMLNVCGAPGVAAGAACITLDQAMTDGEIAADDTGRVNYRRRTTDAGPRIYSQDTDTFRISAALAGELDINTGMNWDIAYTYGKNKADSSVENSINATNLKQSVYANQDAWFTGVPLTGEIVNDISFTDNADGGNEQHVVSAGLNGELFDVSAGAVAFAIGAEYRYESGFYNPDPVTVAGDSTAAQQDATDGDYNVLSVFQEVSVPFTEKLTGEFALRYDDYSTFGKASTWKVGLTYEASDDLMLRTVAATGFRAPSISELFGGDTGSYDYLDDPWGNAQDPQILVRYTSDDDLKAEESDSYTAGLVYSPSYVEGLSLTLDYWRFKVTNAITRLDVQAGLEECFANASAAACETFNIGANGDLSNLTNSLTNVGSQDTSGLDFNLAYNFEALSLDWKISNDTTYLLNFEQEDNDYTNKIDGNFGAYAEVRNNFSIQAGQDSWSVNYFNRYIGEMDDLNTGDKVDSILYHNLAGTYYVTDMITLSAGVKNITDEEPSGVSNGSDGGTVPEVYDTIGRQYYGGVTVKF; encoded by the coding sequence ATGAGTTCAGTCACATTAACTGCTAAGGCAATTCGCCGCAGTTTATTAGCTGTAGCAGCAACAAGTGTCGCGACAACAGGCTTATTTTCTTCAGTAGCATTTGCTGCCGATGAACAGAAAGTTGAAAGAATCGAAGTCACCGGTTCTCGTATTCAACGTCAAGACATGGAAACTGCTTCTCCAGTAACCATCATTTCAGCTGAAGCTATTCGCGCAGAAGGTTTCACTTCAGTTGACCAACTACTTCAAGCTCAAACGTCAATGGCTGGTGCTGCTCTAGGTTCTAGTTCAAACAACGGTTCAGACGGTGTTGCTCAAGTTGACTTACGCGGTATGGGTTCACAACGTACGCTAGTGTTATTAAATGGTCGTCGTATGGTTAACTCTGGTTCAGGTGCAGACAGCTCTGTCGATTTGAACTCTATCCCTGTATCGATGATCTCTCGTGTTGAAATCTTAAAAGATGGTGCATCAGCAGTATACGGTTCAGATGCTATCGCTGGTGTTGTTAACATCATCACGAAGAAAGATTTCGAAGGTTTCCAACTAGATCTTAACGGTAGTACTACCAGTGAAAGTGATGGTGAAACTGGCGAGTTAAGTGGTTTATACGGTTTCAACACCGATGGTGGTAACTACACTATTGGTGCTGCGTATTCAAAGCGTGAAAGTGTTATTCAGTCAGATCGTAGTTGGACAGAGCCAGGTGCAAGTTCATTTTTACCTACCGGTTCATTAGGCGGAAAAGTTCGCAATGACGCTGGTGAATGGGTAGCTCGTTCTACAGGTTATGATTACACCACTAGCAGTTATTACCAAACACCAAACGAGCGTTACAGCTTGTTTGCAAACATGATTCAAGAATTAGACAATAATTTAGTGCTAACAGGCGACGTTCTTTACACTAAGCGTAAGTCTGATCAGCAATTAGCTCCGCAACCTGCTGACGTTATGTTAAACGTATGTGGTGCTCCAGGTGTTGCTGCTGGTGCAGCATGTATAACACTTGACCAAGCTATGACAGACGGTGAAATTGCTGCTGATGATACTGGTCGTGTAAATTATCGTCGTCGTACTACCGATGCCGGTCCTCGTATTTATTCTCAAGACACTGATACTTTCCGTATCTCTGCTGCATTAGCGGGTGAGCTTGATATCAATACAGGCATGAACTGGGATATCGCTTACACGTATGGCAAAAACAAGGCTGATTCAAGTGTTGAGAACTCAATCAATGCAACCAATCTTAAGCAATCTGTTTATGCTAACCAAGATGCATGGTTCACAGGTGTTCCATTAACAGGTGAAATCGTTAATGACATTAGCTTTACTGATAATGCTGACGGCGGAAATGAGCAACATGTTGTTTCTGCTGGCCTAAATGGTGAGTTGTTTGATGTAAGTGCTGGTGCAGTTGCATTCGCTATTGGTGCTGAATACCGTTATGAAAGCGGTTTTTACAATCCAGATCCTGTAACAGTTGCTGGTGACAGTACTGCTGCACAGCAAGATGCTACAGACGGCGATTACAATGTATTGTCTGTATTCCAAGAAGTCAGTGTTCCTTTCACTGAAAAATTAACCGGTGAGTTTGCACTGCGTTATGACGATTACTCAACATTCGGTAAAGCGTCTACTTGGAAAGTAGGTCTAACTTATGAAGCTAGTGATGATTTGATGCTTCGTACTGTAGCGGCAACAGGTTTCCGTGCACCAAGCATCAGCGAGTTATTTGGTGGTGACACTGGTTCTTACGACTACTTGGATGATCCATGGGGCAATGCTCAGGACCCACAGATTCTAGTTCGTTACACGTCTGATGATGATCTAAAAGCTGAAGAGTCTGACTCTTATACCGCTGGTTTAGTTTACTCACCAAGCTATGTTGAAGGTCTATCGTTAACACTTGATTACTGGCGCTTTAAAGTGACCAACGCAATCACTCGTTTAGATGTTCAAGCTGGTTTAGAAGAATGTTTTGCTAATGCTTCAGCTGCTGCATGTGAAACCTTTAACATTGGCGCAAACGGTGATTTGTCTAATCTTACTAACTCGTTAACAAACGTAGGTAGCCAAGACACTAGCGGTTTAGATTTCAACTTAGCCTATAACTTTGAAGCCTTATCGTTAGATTGGAAAATCAGCAATGACACAACTTACTTGTTGAACTTTGAACAAGAAGACAATGATTACACCAACAAGATCGATGGTAACTTTGGTGCTTATGCAGAAGTTCGTAACAACTTCAGCATTCAAGCCGGTCAAGATAGCTGGAGTGTTAACTACTTCAACCGTTACATTGGTGAAATGGACGATCTAAATACAGGCGATAAAGTTGATTCGATTCTTTATCACAACTTAGCCGGTACTTATTATGTTACTGACATGATTACCTTAAGCGCTGGTGTGAAAAACATCACTGATGAAGAGCCATCAGGCGTATCAAATGGTAGTGATGGTGGTACGGTACCAGAAGTGTATGACACTATTGGTCGCCAGTACTACGGTGGTGTAACGGTTAAGTTCTAA
- a CDS encoding TraR/DksA C4-type zinc finger protein codes for MFLSQKSYRELIFVITPALFVPKIDYLHWHSQLRLSQLHNTQDIQQKLQQLELILRRELMLVIKDSLKATEVAHISMETPLVKVIDYLPQVKLINTDIFTKFMKLDAAYCQLELGLYGLCSDCEMDIEPPRLIADPTEQRCTGCEQKFRREHRHELRLNH; via the coding sequence ATGTTTTTATCACAGAAATCTTATCGAGAATTGATCTTCGTCATAACGCCTGCTTTATTTGTGCCTAAAATAGATTACCTACATTGGCATAGTCAGTTAAGGTTATCTCAGTTGCACAACACTCAGGACATACAGCAAAAACTTCAACAACTTGAACTTATTTTGAGGCGTGAGTTAATGCTGGTTATCAAGGATTCATTAAAAGCTACTGAAGTTGCTCATATTTCAATGGAAACCCCTCTGGTGAAAGTGATTGATTACCTACCACAAGTCAAACTAATCAATACTGATATTTTTACTAAGTTCATGAAGCTAGATGCTGCTTATTGTCAGCTTGAACTGGGTTTATATGGTCTTTGCTCTGATTGTGAAATGGACATAGAACCGCCCCGCTTAATCGCCGATCCAACAGAACAACGTTGTACCGGTTGTGAACAGAAATTCCGTCGAGAACATCGACATGAATTACGCTTAAATCACTAG
- the dusC gene encoding tRNA dihydrouridine(16) synthase DusC has translation MRVILAPMEGVVDDHMREILSAINPFDLVVTEFVRVVNQLIPDKVFYKLCPELLHQGLTASGTPVRVQLLGQEPEWMAQNAIRAVELGSNGVDANFGCPAKTVNKSKGGAVLLQYPENIYSIVKAMRDAVPSEHPVTAKIRLGYEDKSLFMENALAVYEAGATELAIHARSKTDGYKPPAYWEYITEVRQRLPIPVIANGEIWNAADAQRCMDVTGCDSIMIGRGAISLPNLGDTIKTGATPFSWQQTLSLLMAYTDKELNGRKSDYYPSRIKQWFSYLNRQYPEADTLFRELRIFKTTEEIVKVLQHAHRSLI, from the coding sequence GTGCGCGTTATTTTAGCTCCAATGGAAGGTGTGGTTGATGACCATATGCGTGAAATATTATCTGCCATCAATCCATTTGACCTGGTTGTGACTGAATTTGTCAGGGTCGTCAATCAACTCATACCAGATAAAGTGTTCTATAAACTGTGTCCTGAGCTACTCCATCAAGGGCTAACCGCATCTGGAACACCTGTACGTGTTCAGTTATTAGGCCAAGAACCTGAGTGGATGGCACAAAATGCCATAAGAGCTGTAGAACTAGGTTCAAATGGCGTTGATGCTAATTTTGGTTGCCCAGCCAAAACCGTCAATAAAAGCAAAGGCGGCGCAGTATTACTCCAATATCCTGAGAATATTTACAGTATCGTCAAAGCCATGCGCGACGCAGTACCGTCTGAGCATCCTGTTACTGCTAAAATCCGTTTAGGCTACGAAGACAAGTCGTTATTTATGGAAAACGCTTTAGCGGTATATGAGGCTGGCGCTACAGAGCTTGCAATTCATGCTCGTAGTAAAACCGACGGTTATAAACCACCGGCATATTGGGAATACATTACTGAGGTGAGACAGCGCCTGCCTATTCCTGTTATCGCTAACGGAGAGATTTGGAATGCCGCTGATGCTCAGAGATGCATGGATGTCACCGGATGTGACAGTATAATGATTGGCCGAGGAGCTATTTCTTTGCCTAACTTAGGCGATACCATTAAAACCGGCGCGACCCCATTCAGTTGGCAACAAACCCTAAGCTTACTTATGGCCTATACCGATAAAGAACTCAATGGGCGTAAGTCCGATTACTACCCTTCACGGATTAAACAGTGGTTTAGTTACTTGAACCGTCAATATCCCGAAGCAGATACTTTGTTTAGAGAATTACGAATATTCAAAACTACTGAAGAAATCGTTAAGGTTCTACAGCATGCTCATAGATCGCTCATATAA